Proteins from a single region of Amycolatopsis sp. CA-230715:
- a CDS encoding flavin-containing monooxygenase has translation MAPRFEAVIVGAGFGGMGAAIQFKRLGIDDLVILDREDDLGGTWHVNRYPGLAVDIASVTYSYSFEPNPHWSRLFAPGAELKAYAEHVADKYDLRRHMRFDTVVDGARWDEDAQHWEVRLDGGEVLTARYLVTATGFLSQPKMPDIPGIDTFAGKVVHTTDWDDSYDLTGRRAAIIGTGATAVQLVPKVAKKAAELTVYQRTPIWVAPKPDLRIPPAVRRLFARAPVTQRLARVVSTSLLEMLMVVGVLRYRQARVTNRGAELLARAHLRRQVKDPVVRRKLTPGYSFGCKRPTFSNTYLSSFNKPHVHLETSPIARVEPDRIVTSDGGSTEIDTLLLATGFDLWDTNFPAIEIIGREGRNLGKWWRENRFQAYEGISVPRFPNLLSLNSPYSYSGLSYFTTIEAQMKHIDRLFGELRRRGATTFEVTDRANENFLDAVTGRLGDSVFYVGDCSSARSYYFNQHGEAALLRPNSTLSTHHQATHFPVTDYEYA, from the coding sequence ATGGCGCCGCGGTTCGAGGCGGTCATCGTCGGGGCGGGGTTCGGCGGGATGGGGGCCGCGATCCAGTTCAAGCGGCTCGGTATCGACGACCTCGTGATCCTCGACCGCGAGGACGACCTCGGCGGGACCTGGCACGTCAACCGGTACCCCGGGCTCGCCGTCGACATCGCGTCGGTGACCTACTCGTACTCGTTCGAACCCAACCCGCACTGGTCGCGGTTGTTCGCGCCCGGCGCCGAGCTCAAGGCGTACGCCGAGCACGTGGCGGACAAGTACGACCTCCGCCGCCACATGCGGTTCGACACCGTCGTCGACGGGGCGAGGTGGGACGAGGACGCCCAGCACTGGGAGGTGCGCCTCGACGGCGGCGAGGTGCTCACCGCGCGCTACCTGGTCACCGCGACCGGGTTCCTTTCGCAGCCCAAGATGCCCGACATCCCCGGTATCGACACGTTCGCGGGCAAGGTCGTGCACACCACGGACTGGGACGACTCCTACGACCTCACCGGGCGGCGGGCCGCGATCATCGGCACCGGCGCGACCGCGGTCCAGCTCGTGCCGAAGGTGGCGAAGAAGGCCGCCGAGCTCACCGTCTACCAGCGCACCCCGATCTGGGTCGCGCCGAAGCCGGACCTGCGGATCCCGCCCGCCGTGCGGCGGCTGTTCGCGCGGGCGCCGGTGACCCAGCGCCTCGCCAGGGTGGTCAGCACCAGCCTGCTGGAGATGCTGATGGTGGTCGGGGTGCTGCGCTACCGGCAGGCGCGCGTCACGAACCGGGGCGCGGAATTGCTGGCGCGGGCGCACCTGCGGCGCCAGGTCAAGGATCCCGTGGTACGGCGGAAATTGACCCCCGGCTATTCGTTCGGCTGCAAGCGGCCGACCTTCTCCAACACCTACCTGTCCTCGTTCAACAAGCCGCACGTGCACCTGGAGACCTCGCCGATCGCCCGCGTCGAACCGGATCGGATCGTCACCTCCGACGGCGGGTCGACCGAGATCGACACGCTGCTGCTCGCGACCGGGTTCGACCTGTGGGACACCAACTTCCCCGCCATCGAGATCATCGGGCGCGAGGGCAGGAACCTCGGGAAGTGGTGGCGGGAGAACAGGTTCCAGGCCTACGAGGGCATCTCGGTCCCGCGGTTCCCGAACCTGCTTTCCCTCAACAGCCCGTATTCCTACAGCGGGCTGTCGTACTTCACCACGATCGAAGCGCAGATGAAGCACATCGACCGGCTCTTCGGCGAGCTGCGCCGACGCGGCGCCACCACGTTCGAGGTGACCGACCGCGCCAACGAGAACTTCCTCGACGCGGTGACGGGCCGCCTCGGCGACTCCGTCTTCTACGTCGGCGACTGCTCGTCCGCCCGCAGCTACTACTTCAACCAGCACGGGGAAGCGGCGCTGCTGCGCCCGAATTCCACCCTGTCCACCCACCACCAGGCCACCCACTTCCCGGTGACCGACTACGAATACGCCTGA